The segment TGCTGGTCCTGCGGTTTATCGGCCAGCATTAGCAGGTCGATTTCATCGCGGGCAAGGCGTTGGTCGAGTGTTTGCAGCAATTCAATAAAATGGCTGTCGCTCAGGGGCAGGGAGCTGTCGGGAAACACCAGTCCGACGGTGTTGGCGCGGCCGGTCTTCAGACGGCGGGCTGCGGCGTTGGGGAGATAGCCGCGGCGGCTGGCTTCTTCTTCGATACGTTTGCGGGTGACTTCTGCCACATCATCATAGCCATTCAGTGCACGACTCACGGTGGTAACGGAAAGTCCGAGAACGGAGGCGATGGCTTTCAGCGACATGATGGGCTTCCATTGATCAATTTTTGATCAAGCTAACATAAAGAAATCGGCGGCTCTATCGGTTGATAATATTTGACAGTAATGGGTAGCAGCAAGTGCCAAAAGTGGCGTAAAAAAAGACAAAATGGGCCTGTCAATGCAGGCCCATTTATTATTACCCCAGTGGGGTGAGGGTGATTTCAACGCGACGGTTTTGTGCTTTACCTGCCTCGGTGCTGTTGCTGGCAACCGGGTTATCCGGCCCCAGGCCCTGGGTGCGCAGACGACTGGCTTCGACACCCTGCACAATCAGCGCGCTGGCCACGCTTTCAGCACGTTGTTGCGACAGACGCATATTCAGTGCGCGCGTGCCGGTGCTGTCGGTATATCCGGTCACGTTGACCGCCGTTTTTGGATACTCTTTAAGCACCATCGCCACGCCGGTCAGGGTGTTGGCACCCGCCGGTTTCAGGTTGCTGCTGCTGGAATCAAAGGTGACGTTATTCGGCATATTTAGCACGATGTTATCGCCCTGACGCGTCACGCTGACGCCGGTACCACGCATTTTGTCGCGCAGTTTCGCTTCCTGCACATCCATGTAATAACCGATACCGCCGCCTAATGCTGCGCCAGACGCCGCGCCGATCAGTGCGCCTTTACCGCGATCTTTTTTCGATGACGACATCATGCCAACACCCGCGCCCAGCACTGCGCCAAGACCAGCGCCAATACCGGATTTACCCGCCTGCGATTCGCCGGTATAGGGGTTAGTCGTACAGCCGGACAGGGCCAGGCTGCCACTCAGTAACAAGGCAAGTGCAACAATGTGCTTATTCATTAAAAGTCCCTTAGATTTAAGTGGGGGAAAAAACCCCAAAACGGTGCTGATTATGCCGTCAAATCATGGGAAAAAACGTGAGAATAAGTCTTAAATTGTAAAGAAATGCCTTAACGGTTAGCGGGATGGCAAAAACAATCGGTTTGATGATCGTTAATCAAGCCACAAGCCTGCATATACGAGTGACAAATCGTGGGGCCGATGAATTTGAAACCACGCTTCTTCAGCGCTTTTGACAGTGCTATAGCAGGATCGGAGGTGGTGGGGGCCAGTTTGTAGTCGGCATAATTGTGTAAAATTGGCGTGTTATTGACAAATTCCCAGATAAAGCGGGAAAAGTCCTCTCCGTTGGCTTCCATCGCCAGATAAGCGCGGGCATTGGTAATGATCGCCGCCAGCTTGGCGCGTTGACGAATTAACCCGCTGTCCTGCATCAGGCGATCGAGATCTTGTTCATCCATTGACGCGATGGCCTGCGGATCAAACTGATGAAATGCTCGCTGATAGTTG is part of the Pantoea phytobeneficialis genome and harbors:
- a CDS encoding OmpA family lipoprotein; the protein is MNKHIVALALLLSGSLALSGCTTNPYTGESQAGKSGIGAGLGAVLGAGVGMMSSSKKDRGKGALIGAASGAALGGGIGYYMDVQEAKLRDKMRGTGVSVTRQGDNIVLNMPNNVTFDSSSSNLKPAGANTLTGVAMVLKEYPKTAVNVTGYTDSTGTRALNMRLSQQRAESVASALIVQGVEASRLRTQGLGPDNPVASNSTEAGKAQNRRVEITLTPLG
- a CDS encoding DNA-3-methyladenine glycosylase I; its protein translation is MQRCGWVTQDPLYLTYHDTEWGVPQTDKRALFEMLCLEGQQAGLSWITVLKKRANYQRAFHQFDPQAIASMDEQDLDRLMQDSGLIRQRAKLAAIITNARAYLAMEANGEDFSRFIWEFVNNTPILHNYADYKLAPTTSDPAIALSKALKKRGFKFIGPTICHSYMQACGLINDHQTDCFCHPANR